The following are encoded in a window of Amaranthus tricolor cultivar Red isolate AtriRed21 chromosome 2, ASM2621246v1, whole genome shotgun sequence genomic DNA:
- the LOC130803324 gene encoding protein LNK1 isoform X1, with product MSDSRIYELEDIVWEFCDNDDHIVPHTRSKKSGISVRGDCNKRPQLEQKSAEGYADNRSASYNILRGQEGTIFNIVKKEKNKMLEKRGGFSDSLDGDLNEKNSCSASEEDRTFEHCMRNSNIDPISDSLCADDPMLDRVASEDNLYQYQLNNATPTESDLAIYCNNLDDKESNDLLYYGWNDIENFEDVDRMFRSCDSTFGLDMDNSNEMGWFSSSHAIEGSDDTKLSFDTSGCGTSGLESATEQEIYGLNNVLATDESEKKENSQNLTANGNSTVINSSYVNGSRTSGIDCNSQILSHVSKPKNQKTSEGKRKEHPTDSGASLVHFDDVKQAVKSNQSLNFQCSFSSENQQQATSLGNSVRMSNLLVNSNNGLSSNQVLPSLASSINKSEDSGIPSISLKDSSYASGKIQSLDSAHECSIKNPSVTRNTEMDRHHQRRVSGNPDKSKFMVPTVDTDPLCPQKFSDFGNEVEGQSEFDGDIDIATELDSSNIQESSCISTVLDEVSIDASSFQQLQDVMEKLDIRTKLCIRDSLYRLARSAERRHQCVDPSSSDKDDKATSGALLSEATNKCAGFMDMETDTNPIDRSIAHLLFHRPLDPSANPSTTATLEILPAKLHTVDPARNHSSLIAEKPACQEETIPANGEATKH from the exons ATGTCAGATTCGCGGATTTACGAG TTAGAAGATATAGTGTGGGAATTTTGTGACAATGATGACCATATAGTTCCTCACACAAGGAGCAAGAAGAGTGGGATTTCTGTTCGGGGTGACTGCAATAAGAGACCACAATTAGAGCAAAAAAGTGCTGAAGGTTATGCTGACAACAGAAGCGCCTCATATAACATTCTGCGTGGACAGGAGGGAACTATCTTTAACattgtgaaaaaagaaaagaataaaaTGTTAGAGAAGAGAGGAGGCTTTTCTGATTCACTTGACGGagatttaaatgaaaaaaattcatGTTCTGCATCTGAAGAAGATAGGACGTTTGAGCACTGCATGAGAAATAGCAATATAGATCCCATAAGTGATAGTTTATGTGCTGATGATCCTATGCTCGATCGGGTAGCTTCTGAGGACAACTTGTACCAATATCAGCTAAATAATGCAACTCCAACTGAAAGTGATCTTGCTATTTATTGTAATAATCTTGATGACAAAGAAAGCAATGATCTGCTGTACTATGGATGGAATGATATAGAGAATTTTGAAGATGTCGACAGGATGTTTAG AAGCTGTGATTCGACTTTCGGTCTAGATATGGATAATAGTAATGAAATGGGCTGGTTTTCATCTTCACATGCAATTGAAGGATCCGATGATACAAAACTTAGCTTTGACACTTCCGGATGTGGTACAAGTGGCCTAGAAAGTGCTACTGAACAAGAAATTTATGGGCTGAACAATGTTTTGGCAACTGATGAAAgtgaaaagaaggaaaattcaCAGAACTTGACTGCAAATGGAAATTCTACGGTCATAAACTCCTCTTATGTGAATGGATCTAGGACTTCTGGCATCGATTGCAACTCACAG ATCCTTTCACATGTCAGCAAACCAAAAAACCAGAAAACATcagaaggaaaaagaaaagagcACCCAACAGACAGTGGTGCCTCTTTAGTTCATTTTGACGATGTAAAACAAGCAGTAAAATCCAACCAGTCACTCAATTTCCAATGCAGTTTCTCATCTGAAAATCAACAGCAGGCGACTTCTCTTGGCAATAGTGTACGGATGTCGAATCTGTTGGTAAATTCTAATAATGGTCTTTCTTCTAATCAAGTTTTACCAAGCTTGGCATCATCTATTAATAAGTCTGAAGACAGTGGTATTCCATCGATATCTCTGAAGGATAGTTCATATGCATCTGGTAAAATACAATCTTTAGATAGCGCGCATGAGTGTTCGATTAAGAATCCTTCTGTTACAAGGAACACGGAAATGGACAGGCACCATCAACGTAGAGTGTCGGGAAATCCTGACAAAAGCAAGTTCATGGTTCCAACAGTTGATACTGATCCACTTTGTCCTCAGAAGTTTTCTGATTTTGGCAATGAAGTCGAAGGACAGAGTGAATTTGATGGTGATATTGACATTGCAACTGAGCTCGACTCATCTAATATACAGGAAAGTTCTTGCATTAGCACAGTTTTGGATGAAGTCTCAATTGATGCAAGTAGTTTTCAACAACTGCAAGATGTCATGGAGAAG CTAGATATAAGGACGAAATTGTGCATAAGGGACAGTCTTTATCGGCTGGCTAGGAGTGCTGAGCGGAGGCATCAATGTGTTGATCCGTCTAGCAGCGACAAAGATGACAAAGCTACAAGTGGAGCTTTGCTATCTGAGGCAACGAACAA ATGCGCAGGGTTTATGGATATGGAAACTGATACTAATCCCATTGATCGGTCAATAGCGCACTTGTTGTTCCATAGGCCATTGGACCCTTCTGCAAATCCTTCCACAACAGCTACATTAGAAATTTTACCTGCAAAGCTCCACACTGTG GATCCGGCGCGCAATCATAGTTCGTTGATAGCTGAGAAACCAGCTTGTCAAGAAGAGACTATTCCAGCTAATGGTGAAGCTACAAAGCACTGA
- the LOC130803324 gene encoding protein LNK1 isoform X2 — translation MLEKRGGFSDSLDGDLNEKNSCSASEEDRTFEHCMRNSNIDPISDSLCADDPMLDRVASEDNLYQYQLNNATPTESDLAIYCNNLDDKESNDLLYYGWNDIENFEDVDRMFRSCDSTFGLDMDNSNEMGWFSSSHAIEGSDDTKLSFDTSGCGTSGLESATEQEIYGLNNVLATDESEKKENSQNLTANGNSTVINSSYVNGSRTSGIDCNSQILSHVSKPKNQKTSEGKRKEHPTDSGASLVHFDDVKQAVKSNQSLNFQCSFSSENQQQATSLGNSVRMSNLLVNSNNGLSSNQVLPSLASSINKSEDSGIPSISLKDSSYASGKIQSLDSAHECSIKNPSVTRNTEMDRHHQRRVSGNPDKSKFMVPTVDTDPLCPQKFSDFGNEVEGQSEFDGDIDIATELDSSNIQESSCISTVLDEVSIDASSFQQLQDVMEKLDIRTKLCIRDSLYRLARSAERRHQCVDPSSSDKDDKATSGALLSEATNKCAGFMDMETDTNPIDRSIAHLLFHRPLDPSANPSTTATLEILPAKLHTVDPARNHSSLIAEKPACQEETIPANGEATKH, via the exons aTGTTAGAGAAGAGAGGAGGCTTTTCTGATTCACTTGACGGagatttaaatgaaaaaaattcatGTTCTGCATCTGAAGAAGATAGGACGTTTGAGCACTGCATGAGAAATAGCAATATAGATCCCATAAGTGATAGTTTATGTGCTGATGATCCTATGCTCGATCGGGTAGCTTCTGAGGACAACTTGTACCAATATCAGCTAAATAATGCAACTCCAACTGAAAGTGATCTTGCTATTTATTGTAATAATCTTGATGACAAAGAAAGCAATGATCTGCTGTACTATGGATGGAATGATATAGAGAATTTTGAAGATGTCGACAGGATGTTTAG AAGCTGTGATTCGACTTTCGGTCTAGATATGGATAATAGTAATGAAATGGGCTGGTTTTCATCTTCACATGCAATTGAAGGATCCGATGATACAAAACTTAGCTTTGACACTTCCGGATGTGGTACAAGTGGCCTAGAAAGTGCTACTGAACAAGAAATTTATGGGCTGAACAATGTTTTGGCAACTGATGAAAgtgaaaagaaggaaaattcaCAGAACTTGACTGCAAATGGAAATTCTACGGTCATAAACTCCTCTTATGTGAATGGATCTAGGACTTCTGGCATCGATTGCAACTCACAG ATCCTTTCACATGTCAGCAAACCAAAAAACCAGAAAACATcagaaggaaaaagaaaagagcACCCAACAGACAGTGGTGCCTCTTTAGTTCATTTTGACGATGTAAAACAAGCAGTAAAATCCAACCAGTCACTCAATTTCCAATGCAGTTTCTCATCTGAAAATCAACAGCAGGCGACTTCTCTTGGCAATAGTGTACGGATGTCGAATCTGTTGGTAAATTCTAATAATGGTCTTTCTTCTAATCAAGTTTTACCAAGCTTGGCATCATCTATTAATAAGTCTGAAGACAGTGGTATTCCATCGATATCTCTGAAGGATAGTTCATATGCATCTGGTAAAATACAATCTTTAGATAGCGCGCATGAGTGTTCGATTAAGAATCCTTCTGTTACAAGGAACACGGAAATGGACAGGCACCATCAACGTAGAGTGTCGGGAAATCCTGACAAAAGCAAGTTCATGGTTCCAACAGTTGATACTGATCCACTTTGTCCTCAGAAGTTTTCTGATTTTGGCAATGAAGTCGAAGGACAGAGTGAATTTGATGGTGATATTGACATTGCAACTGAGCTCGACTCATCTAATATACAGGAAAGTTCTTGCATTAGCACAGTTTTGGATGAAGTCTCAATTGATGCAAGTAGTTTTCAACAACTGCAAGATGTCATGGAGAAG CTAGATATAAGGACGAAATTGTGCATAAGGGACAGTCTTTATCGGCTGGCTAGGAGTGCTGAGCGGAGGCATCAATGTGTTGATCCGTCTAGCAGCGACAAAGATGACAAAGCTACAAGTGGAGCTTTGCTATCTGAGGCAACGAACAA ATGCGCAGGGTTTATGGATATGGAAACTGATACTAATCCCATTGATCGGTCAATAGCGCACTTGTTGTTCCATAGGCCATTGGACCCTTCTGCAAATCCTTCCACAACAGCTACATTAGAAATTTTACCTGCAAAGCTCCACACTGTG GATCCGGCGCGCAATCATAGTTCGTTGATAGCTGAGAAACCAGCTTGTCAAGAAGAGACTATTCCAGCTAATGGTGAAGCTACAAAGCACTGA
- the LOC130803333 gene encoding uncharacterized protein LOC130803333: MSLSLLQGYSSAEEDEHKQGNSGFSDSEDESDTEQNNTASHFPATYKPIIPPKPSHDSSLPSAVDVFSEISGPPRFLNNCVEDQSLRRTDVVHQGHKKSRDRKDLPAGAVVEAKAHVTGIRERVRSDNEGNVTSTQPQKHAGAATDLKPSMCLQCGIPKTYSSSTGWVCPQCSALGDSKNRGSTVKDKEKVKRMRGQSSHATWKSETEMHLRQQFD, translated from the exons ATGAGCTTGTCACTCCTCCAAGGCTATTCCTCTGCTGAAGAAGACGAACACAAACAAGGAAATTCCGGTTTCTCCGATAGCGAAGATGAATCCGATACTGAACAAAACAACACCGCTTCACATTTTCCTGCAACATACAAACCAATAATCCCCCCAAAACCTTCCCATGACTCTTCTCTTCCTTCAGCAGTAGATGTTTTCTCTGAA ATTTCAGGCCCTCCTCGGTTTCttaataattgtgttgaagatcaAAGTTTAAGAAGAACGGATGTTGTTCATCAGGGTCACAAGAAAAGTAGAGACAGAAAAGATTTGCCTGCTG GTGCTGTGGTAGAGGCAAAAGCCCATGTAACAGGAATACGTGAGCGAGTAAGGAGTGATAATGAGGGTAATGTTACTTCAACTCAGCCTCAGAAACATGCTGGAGCTGCAACTGACTTAAAACCAAG CATGTGCTTGCAATGTGGAATACCTAAGACCTATTCTAGTTCTACTGGGTGGGTTTGTCCGCAATGCAGTGCTTTAGGTGACTCCAAGAACAGAGGATCTACCGTTAAAGACAAGGAGAAGGTCAAGAGAATGAGAGGCCAATCTTCTCACGCGACATGGAAAAGTGAGACGGAGATGCATCTTAGGCAGCAATTTGATTAG